In one window of Vulpes vulpes isolate BD-2025 chromosome 1, VulVul3, whole genome shotgun sequence DNA:
- the LOC112908845 gene encoding uncharacterized protein isoform X1, which yields MAAAEPRDPAQGSVTFEDVVVYFSWEEWGLLDETQRCLYHDVMLENFALVISLGCWYGMEDEAALSVQRMSLGKTPSPDPSIWKAQPCEKCVLLGRDILYLAEDQESHHGQKSYTCEACGKQLWFSANLRQHQKHNEEKPFRWDMEFVTSYKLHVSGKPFPCGEIGKDFLAILSLLQHQATLKGAKPHSSFEHGESFHGRKSPHTCSDTGKPFSYEHKLFQPQQLHTRESYHDWDDCEKPFNQSSIFSNCQRAYPGTRSYECNECGKSFSQSYNLIQHHRIHTGARPYKCSECGKAFSFKFRLVQHLQIHTRVRPYACGECGKAFSYSSTLIKHQRVHTREKPYKCGECGNSFSQSSNLIQHQKIHSGARPYKCNECAKSFSYKCKLVQHLRIHTGERPYECGECGKSFSHRSTLNQHQRIHTGARPYKCNECEKSFSQKSNLIQHRRVHTGEKPYECGECGKSFSQSSHIIQHRKLHTR from the exons ATGGCGGCGGCCGAGCCCAGGGATCCAGCTCAG GGTAGTGTGACCTTTGAAGATGTGGTTGTATACTTTTCCTGGGAAGAGTGGGGTCTCCTTGATGAGACTCAGAGATGCCTATACCAtgatgtgatgctggagaacttTGCACTTGTGATCTCACTGG GTTGTTGGTATGGAATGGAGGATGAGGCGGCACTTTCTGTGCAACGAATGTCACTGGGCAAGACTCCAAGTCCAGATCCATCCATTTGGAAAGCTCAGCCCTGTGAGAAGTGTGTCTTGCTTGGGAGAGACATTTTGTACCTGGCTGAGGACCAAGAATCACATCATGGGCAGAAATCGTACACCTGTGAGGCGTGTGGGAAACAGTTGTGGTTTAGTGCGAATCTTCGCCAGCACCAGAAGCACAATGAAGAGAAGCCATTCAGATGGGACATGGAGTTTGTGACAAGCTACAAATTGCATGTGTCAGGGAAGCCTTTCCCCTGTGGGGAAATTGGGAAGGACTTCCTGGCCATATTGAGTCTTCTCCAGCATCAGGCCACCCTCAAAGGGGCCAAACCGCACAGCAGCTTTGAACATGGGGAGTCCTTTCATGGTAGGAAAAGTCCTCACACATGCAGTGACACTGGGAAACCATTCAGCTATGAACATAAACTTTTCCAGCCTCAGCAACTTCACACTAGAGAAAGTTATCATGACTGGGATGACTGTGAGAAACCTTTTAACCAAAGCTCCATCTTTAGTAATTGTCAGAGAGCTTACCCAGGAACAAGGTCTTATGAGTGTAACGAATGTGGGAAATCCTTTAGCCAAAGCTACAACCTCATTCAACACCACAGAATTCACACTGGTGCAAGGCCTTATAAATGCAGcgaatgtggaaaagccttcagcTTCAAATTCAGACTTGTCCAGCACCTGCAGATTCACACTAGAGTGAGGCCTTATGCATGTggtgaatgtgggaaagcctttagcTACAGCTCTACTCTCATTAAACACCAGAGGGTTCACACAAGAGAAAAGCCTTACAAGTGTGGTGAGTGTGGGAATTCCTTCAGCCAAAGCTCCAACCTCATTCAACACCAGAAAATTCACAGTGGAGCAAGGCCTTATAAATGCAATGAATGTGCAAAATCCTTCAGCTACaaatgcaaactggttcagcACCTGCGCATTCACACcggagaaaggccttatgagtgTGGGGAGTGTGGGAAATCCTTTAGCCACAGGTCCACTCTCAATCAACaccagagaattcacactggagcCAGACCTTATAAGTGCAATGAGTGTGAGAAATCCTTTAGCCAAAAGTCCAACCTTATCCAGCACCGGAGAGTCCACACAGGAGAAAAGCCTTACGAATGTGGGGAATGTGGGAAATCCTTCAGCCAAAGCTCCCACATCATTCAACACCGAAAACTTCATACCAGATAA
- the LOC112908845 gene encoding uncharacterized protein isoform X2, which produces MLENFALVISLGCWYGMEDEAALSVQRMSLGKTPSPDPSIWKAQPCEKCVLLGRDILYLAEDQESHHGQKSYTCEACGKQLWFSANLRQHQKHNEEKPFRWDMEFVTSYKLHVSGKPFPCGEIGKDFLAILSLLQHQATLKGAKPHSSFEHGESFHGRKSPHTCSDTGKPFSYEHKLFQPQQLHTRESYHDWDDCEKPFNQSSIFSNCQRAYPGTRSYECNECGKSFSQSYNLIQHHRIHTGARPYKCSECGKAFSFKFRLVQHLQIHTRVRPYACGECGKAFSYSSTLIKHQRVHTREKPYKCGECGNSFSQSSNLIQHQKIHSGARPYKCNECAKSFSYKCKLVQHLRIHTGERPYECGECGKSFSHRSTLNQHQRIHTGARPYKCNECEKSFSQKSNLIQHRRVHTGEKPYECGECGKSFSQSSHIIQHRKLHTR; this is translated from the exons atgctggagaacttTGCACTTGTGATCTCACTGG GTTGTTGGTATGGAATGGAGGATGAGGCGGCACTTTCTGTGCAACGAATGTCACTGGGCAAGACTCCAAGTCCAGATCCATCCATTTGGAAAGCTCAGCCCTGTGAGAAGTGTGTCTTGCTTGGGAGAGACATTTTGTACCTGGCTGAGGACCAAGAATCACATCATGGGCAGAAATCGTACACCTGTGAGGCGTGTGGGAAACAGTTGTGGTTTAGTGCGAATCTTCGCCAGCACCAGAAGCACAATGAAGAGAAGCCATTCAGATGGGACATGGAGTTTGTGACAAGCTACAAATTGCATGTGTCAGGGAAGCCTTTCCCCTGTGGGGAAATTGGGAAGGACTTCCTGGCCATATTGAGTCTTCTCCAGCATCAGGCCACCCTCAAAGGGGCCAAACCGCACAGCAGCTTTGAACATGGGGAGTCCTTTCATGGTAGGAAAAGTCCTCACACATGCAGTGACACTGGGAAACCATTCAGCTATGAACATAAACTTTTCCAGCCTCAGCAACTTCACACTAGAGAAAGTTATCATGACTGGGATGACTGTGAGAAACCTTTTAACCAAAGCTCCATCTTTAGTAATTGTCAGAGAGCTTACCCAGGAACAAGGTCTTATGAGTGTAACGAATGTGGGAAATCCTTTAGCCAAAGCTACAACCTCATTCAACACCACAGAATTCACACTGGTGCAAGGCCTTATAAATGCAGcgaatgtggaaaagccttcagcTTCAAATTCAGACTTGTCCAGCACCTGCAGATTCACACTAGAGTGAGGCCTTATGCATGTggtgaatgtgggaaagcctttagcTACAGCTCTACTCTCATTAAACACCAGAGGGTTCACACAAGAGAAAAGCCTTACAAGTGTGGTGAGTGTGGGAATTCCTTCAGCCAAAGCTCCAACCTCATTCAACACCAGAAAATTCACAGTGGAGCAAGGCCTTATAAATGCAATGAATGTGCAAAATCCTTCAGCTACaaatgcaaactggttcagcACCTGCGCATTCACACcggagaaaggccttatgagtgTGGGGAGTGTGGGAAATCCTTTAGCCACAGGTCCACTCTCAATCAACaccagagaattcacactggagcCAGACCTTATAAGTGCAATGAGTGTGAGAAATCCTTTAGCCAAAAGTCCAACCTTATCCAGCACCGGAGAGTCCACACAGGAGAAAAGCCTTACGAATGTGGGGAATGTGGGAAATCCTTCAGCCAAAGCTCCCACATCATTCAACACCGAAAACTTCATACCAGATAA